The following proteins come from a genomic window of Candidatus Syntrophosphaera sp.:
- a CDS encoding MCE family protein encodes MVSKTAKTRLGIFVIAGGLLLLGFFIVVAGKSIIERVDTYYIEFENYSVSGLQEGGAVNYHGVPVGRIVDIKINPKDVTKVILTINIAKGTPVKEDSEAVTVMMGITGVKAVEIRGGTNESRLLKPKSYIKKGTTAIEDITDRAVSIAEKIEQIAVNIRSITDEASLANIGETLQNLNVVVANTAEMSRKLNQSIDRVNYVLQSAEIDSMVVNINAISAQLRDAKLDELIKELSKTTTTAGSLITNLDRALISNRANLAETLESLREASENLSDFTRQISEQPSIIWRGNE; translated from the coding sequence GTTTCAAAAACAGCAAAAACCAGATTGGGCATATTTGTGATCGCAGGTGGATTACTACTGCTCGGGTTTTTTATCGTGGTCGCCGGCAAGAGCATCATTGAAAGAGTCGACACCTATTATATCGAGTTTGAGAATTATTCCGTGAGTGGGCTCCAAGAGGGCGGTGCCGTGAATTATCATGGCGTCCCGGTGGGCAGAATTGTTGATATCAAGATCAACCCCAAAGACGTGACCAAGGTGATCCTGACCATCAACATTGCCAAGGGGACTCCGGTGAAGGAAGACAGCGAAGCTGTTACGGTCATGATGGGGATCACTGGAGTTAAGGCAGTGGAGATCCGCGGAGGAACGAACGAGTCCAGGCTACTTAAGCCAAAAAGCTATATTAAAAAAGGTACCACAGCGATTGAAGACATCACCGACAGAGCAGTCTCGATCGCAGAAAAGATTGAGCAGATCGCTGTTAACATCCGTTCCATAACCGATGAGGCCAGCCTTGCCAATATCGGCGAAACCCTCCAAAACCTGAATGTAGTTGTAGCCAATACCGCAGAAATGAGCAGAAAGCTGAACCAGTCCATAGACAGGGTTAATTATGTACTGCAATCTGCTGAAATTGACTCCATGGTGGTGAATATTAATGCCATATCCGCTCAATTGAGGGACGCGAAGCTTGATGAACTGATCAAAGAGCTGAGCAAGACCACCACCACAGCGGGATCCCTCATCACAAACCTTGACCGGGCATTGATCAGCAACCGCGCCAATCTTGCCGAGACCCTGGAATCCCTGCGTGAAGCGAGCGAAAACCTGAGCGATTTCACCAGGCAGATCTCGGAGCAACCCTCAATAATCTGGAGGGGGAACGAATGA
- a CDS encoding PqiC family protein produces MRLNRLVSGSLALLSLLLLGGCFGKVTRMPTNYYVLDYQRGTENPSLRQSEPFPKTLEVLDAVVNRTYARNQIVVKDNFTRVRYLPNDLWANRLSDSVPNLLVRRFQAYNIFHQVDRSTGDFKPDYYLETNIQNLERVESGKPRAYLRADFYLRDPNQNILMTYKAERYADLPDDSTVFLVQTYNTMLMQEADILAGRISLFLAGKEFSAVTPDSELRPLEAFLYTEASESAQMTADGELLLLLTSPQVTEILYSIEGTGQNDRQIYRNNLEFNEIVTLNPGKYRVTIGDNQEIQIDTEIRSKMRTVIRGEWSELAVKIIDQNQNRVRLSYDIWYKNPNEYDYTHYGSDISVGDDDLGQPDKLWILRPGTYMIKLRGGSWNDLRDFTTVNVNKGDSDILTVVVDPSGEGNFLVGAGILGEDPILPGRAIVHRGAVHGYLNLSSNNNVDMHEPTYGLSITGQLDNKVDANFPNLHYTGRSYYDLGMNRFTNSDLRISTDSYSLKNVQLFTPWENSNTLRNFSFYGRGDIYSHFFDENLYFSADKNLILISSAGDTLDVRTGQDRLKTKIAGYPLRLKEGTGLTYRWAINPKVTLSLRGGYGWQQVYNKSSFVFTKSGASLSEPDGLAYDVYRESKDQSNHGLESTLVLTAINLLNFLTVNSSFDVLFPLNKAGGDPSFDSENRVNFRIYRNVSLDMKLNFHYDTSKNDWVVYDFGSYLRLSLYY; encoded by the coding sequence ATGAGACTTAATAGACTAGTTTCAGGGTCGCTGGCCCTGCTTTCACTGCTCTTGTTGGGGGGTTGTTTCGGCAAGGTCACCCGTATGCCTACAAACTACTATGTGCTTGATTATCAGAGAGGCACGGAAAACCCATCCCTGCGGCAAAGCGAACCTTTCCCCAAAACCCTGGAAGTTTTGGACGCGGTCGTGAACCGAACCTATGCGCGCAACCAGATCGTGGTCAAGGATAATTTCACGCGGGTGCGCTATCTGCCCAATGACTTGTGGGCAAACCGACTCAGCGACTCGGTTCCGAACCTATTGGTGAGGCGTTTTCAGGCTTACAATATCTTCCACCAGGTGGATCGCTCCACAGGTGATTTCAAGCCGGATTACTATCTGGAAACCAATATCCAGAATCTGGAAAGAGTTGAATCCGGCAAGCCCAGAGCGTATTTGCGGGCCGATTTCTACCTTCGCGACCCCAACCAAAACATCCTCATGACATATAAAGCGGAGCGCTATGCTGATCTTCCCGATGATTCCACGGTGTTTCTGGTCCAGACCTACAACACCATGCTCATGCAGGAAGCTGATATCCTGGCCGGCAGGATAAGCTTGTTCCTCGCTGGCAAGGAGTTTTCCGCCGTGACGCCCGATTCGGAGCTGAGACCCTTGGAAGCTTTCCTCTATACTGAAGCCTCGGAATCAGCTCAAATGACGGCTGATGGCGAGCTCTTGCTGTTGCTGACCTCGCCCCAGGTGACCGAGATCCTGTATTCCATCGAGGGGACGGGACAAAATGACCGCCAGATATACAGGAATAACCTCGAATTCAACGAAATAGTGACTTTGAATCCGGGCAAGTATCGAGTCACGATCGGCGATAACCAGGAAATTCAGATCGACACTGAGATCAGATCCAAAATGAGGACGGTGATCCGCGGAGAGTGGTCTGAACTGGCGGTCAAGATCATCGACCAGAACCAGAACCGGGTGCGCCTCTCCTACGATATCTGGTATAAAAACCCAAATGAATACGATTACACTCACTACGGCTCGGATATCAGCGTCGGTGACGACGACTTGGGGCAACCGGATAAATTGTGGATCCTCAGGCCCGGGACCTATATGATCAAACTCAGGGGCGGTTCCTGGAACGATCTCCGCGACTTCACAACTGTGAACGTCAACAAAGGCGACAGCGATATACTCACCGTGGTTGTCGATCCCTCCGGTGAAGGCAATTTCCTGGTGGGGGCCGGCATTCTGGGTGAAGATCCCATCCTGCCGGGGCGCGCGATCGTGCATAGAGGAGCCGTTCACGGCTATCTCAACCTCTCCTCGAACAACAATGTGGATATGCACGAACCCACATACGGACTGAGCATTACGGGCCAACTGGATAACAAGGTGGATGCCAATTTCCCCAACTTGCATTACACTGGCCGCAGCTACTACGACTTGGGTATGAACCGTTTCACAAACTCCGATCTGAGGATCAGCACGGACTCCTATTCCCTCAAGAATGTGCAATTGTTCACCCCCTGGGAAAATTCAAACACCCTGAGAAATTTCTCATTCTATGGCCGCGGGGATATCTACTCCCATTTCTTTGATGAAAACCTGTATTTCTCAGCAGACAAAAACCTGATCCTCATATCGTCAGCTGGCGACACTCTGGATGTCCGGACCGGCCAGGACAGATTGAAAACCAAGATCGCCGGCTATCCGCTTCGCCTGAAGGAAGGCACCGGTCTCACCTACCGCTGGGCCATAAACCCCAAAGTCACGCTCAGCCTGCGCGGCGGTTATGGCTGGCAACAGGTTTACAATAAAAGCAGTTTCGTGTTCACCAAAAGCGGCGCGAGCCTGTCTGAGCCAGATGGCCTGGCATATGACGTCTATAGGGAAAGCAAGGATCAAAGCAACCATGGGCTGGAAAGCACTCTGGTCCTCACTGCCATCAATCTGCTTAATTTCCTGACGGTCAATTCCTCCTTTGACGTGCTCTTCCCTTTGAATAAAGCAGGCGGTGATCCCAGTTTCGACAGCGAGAACCGGGTCAATTTTCGCATCTACCGGAATGTTTCCCTGGATATGAAACTGAATTTTCATTATGACACATCCAAGAACGATTGGGTGGTCTACGATTTCGGCTCATACCTGCGTTTATCCCTCTACTATTGA